A window of Drosophila gunungcola strain Sukarami chromosome 3L unlocalized genomic scaffold, Dgunungcola_SK_2 000009F, whole genome shotgun sequence genomic DNA:
GACTACCATGCCCCCAACGGATATGATGACAATGACACCTCCACCGATGGAGGACTGCGATCTGTTGTGCACCAAGGGCGAGTTCTTGCCCATTTGTGCCCACAATGGCAACTGTGTCCACGAGTTTGCCAACCAGTGCGTGATGGACACCTTCAACTGCAAGCATCGGGAACTGGCCTTCCGTGCAGTGGATGAGGACGTCTGTCGGCTGGGAATTTGTATGAAGAAATGCAAGGAGGAGGACCTGAAGCTTTAAGATACCTTAAACTACgagtattaattttaaatctttactTTATCCTTTGCATataaatcataataaatactttcgaaaaaaagccaagccaagctTCTGAAGCGTAGAGAAGTTCCAACGTGTAGCTTCTATCCCTAGAGATAGCTATAAGTCTGAAGTTAATAGCTAGTTATATCATGTTTAAGTTTCACTATTCAGTTGGTGCAAGTGTGATGAAAGTTATTAAAACGTTGTGTTAGCCGTCCCCTCGAGCTTAGCAAGCAAATGAACTTCGATTAACAGGTCGATATAAAAACtaatacaaaaacattttaattcaaaacgATTTCACATTAATGTTTTGTGAGTATCGTATTGATTATGAAATGACAACATTTTATCTCTTATTTTAATAGAGAGTTACTTTAATGTTAAAACTTGATCTCCTAAGATAAATGATATACTTATGATATTATCGAAACTTGCATTTAAATGTATCGGGTAAATGGATTTTCCTTCAGAAATGTAAACTTCTTTCGATTTATCAAACATTAATGGTAGTTAAcgctttttggtttttcgcaGCTTGTTGTTCACTCCTTTTTCTCGCCAGTCCCGACATTAAGAAATATGGTTTTTTCAACAATCCTAGTAACGCATTAGCAAAAACCAGAACAAcagaaaatataatgtttaaatattgatttatataATTAGATTACAACGACACACTTTTAATAAGTAGATTCTTTTAAGTAAAAACTGCATCAACTTATTAACCTTTTCTTCTTGGTTTTGGGTATATacgaaaagaaaaatgaacTTGTTTATCTTCATCAAttgagttttattaaattctaaatatATAACCTTTCAACCGAAACCTTTTTTACAAGCCAAACTCCTTGAGATCTGACTCCATGCAAAGTGGCTGCCAATCTTGCATGCATCGATGGTCATCCACGGTGTTGAACATTTTCTGGGGATTGCGGCAGTTGTACGCGGCCATGGCGCAGCGACTCTCAAACTTCAGAAGGCATTGTCCATTGCTGGCACATACAGAAGGGTCCTTTTCAGCACAAAAATAGTCGCATTTATCCTCGACTTCGTCCGCATAAACCCTTTTGCCATGCTGATCAATGCTCAGACTGTTGCTGTTCGACGTGGGCACCACTTTGGCGGCAGCAAAGGCAACAACAGctgcaaaaaaattgtattgttataataaattaattatgcttcggtttaaaaaaaaaacgtaccCAGAAAGATTAGCGGCAGAAGCTTCATTGTTGGTTTGTGATGGACTTTCGGTTGAAACTGTtgatgtttatttttgttgcgtT
This region includes:
- the LOC128259690 gene encoding uncharacterized protein LOC128259690, whose amino-acid sequence is MKLLPLIFLAVVAFAAAKVVPTSNSNSLSIDQHGKRVYADEVEDKCDYFCAEKDPSVCASNGQCLLKFESRCAMAAYNCRNPQKMFNTVDDHRCMQDWQPLCMESDLKEFGL